ATCAAACACAAAATAGCAGAAAAAGTAGCAGGGACGCGAAGTTCAGAAAGGAATTATTGCGTACATTTACTACTAGTTTGAATTTATTTAATTTAGATGATGAATTTGTGCCAAGTAAGTATTACTTTGAAGTGAATCATGGCTATCAAACTAGTAAACCATTATTTACCGTTGCTGGAATACCAGATGGTAACCATGGTTGGATAATATCAAAAAAGCTTAATAATGGTTTCATTATTCTTAGTGATAGTGAAAAGGACGATTTACAAACTGTTTCAAAAGATATTGAAGGTTTCCAACCTGAAGAATTTAAAGAATTTCTAAATGAAACAAAGGATGAATAAATGCGTAATCAATTTATCGATGTTTCAAGTTACCAACCAGATACTGTTGCCTTTTTCCAAGCTGCGAAAGCTCAGGGAGCACTAGGGGTCGTTGTTAAGTTAACGGAAGGGTCTGAAGATGGTTCGGCTTATGTTAACCCACGTGCGGCCGCTCAAATTCGTAATGCCTTAGCGGTTGGCTTGCGCGTTTCATGTTACCACTTTGCTCGTTATACATCAGTGGCCGATGCACAAAATGAAGCGCGGTTCTTCGTTAAGATCGCTAAGCAGTTCGGTATGTACGACGATACTCTGATGATTGATGATGCGGAAGTTCATTCGGCAGCAGATTATCAATCAGCATCCTTAGCCTTCCTCCAAGAAGTAGAAGCGCTCGGTTACAAGAATACCGGGATTTACTCCATGAAGTCCTTCTTCACTGGTGGCATTCTTAATTCACATGGCTTTGATTCCCGGAAGATTTGGATTGCCGGCTATGGTGTGACTGAACTAGGGATTGATAATGCAAGTGCTTGGCAATATTCCGATCATAACATCATGGGAATTGATACCAGTTATGACTTTGATGGAGCATTTACGACTGATTCAGTATCAGGCAATGTTCCGCAAGTTGTTATTCCAGAACCTAAGCCGGTGCAACACGTCGGCCATCCAGCAAGCGGAACCTACATTGTCCAACCAGGTGATACGTTGAGTGGGATTGCAGAAAAATACGGAACCACTTACCAGAACCTCGCAGCAATCAATGGTATTGGAAATCCAAACATGATCAATGTTGGTCAAGTCCTCAAAGTCACCGGAAAAGCATCAAAAGAAAATACTTACTTTGTTCAATCGGGCGATACGTTATCCGGAATCGCCACCAAATTCGGTACCACTGTTTCAGACCTCGTAAGCCGTAATCACATTGCTAACCCGAATGTAATTTATGTTGGTCAAAAACTCTACTTAGCCGGTAACGGACAATCCAATGCTTACACTGTCCAAGCAGGGGACACCTTAAGCGGAATTGCAGCTAAGTTTGGCAAGACCTGGCAAGCACTCGCGCAGAAGAACAGGATTGCAAATCCTAACGTAATTTATGTTGGTCAGACAATCCAAATTTAAATGAACGTTATTAGCGAAATCCCATCATATTTAATTACGGTTACCGCTTCGGTAGCCTTTTTTATTGCCCTGAAACTAATGCAAAACTTTATTCATGCCAAGGTTATCCATGCTAAAACCGAAACCTCCCGCGCCGCTTGGTCTTGTGCAGCTCAACTTGCAGATAACGCGGTTGCTTCTTTAGTCGGCAAAGACATGGCCGGTCACGAGAAGTTCCGACAAGCAACCGATATTGTCCAACAGGCACTCAAACAACAAGGTATCAAGAATATCGACCTTAATGCCATCGAGACCCTTGTTCAATCAGCTTATGAAAAGTCCTCATTGACACCAACCGTTGATCCGACATCACAACAAGAACAACCAACTAAACCTGCTACTATTCCAGCCGGCCAAGCACCAGCAATTGATCCAATGAAAGGGGAAAAATAAATGCACATCTTTACAATCCATTCCTTCCTGAGTCTTAGTTGGGCCGAATGGGGATCTATTCTAGTAATTGGAACCGCAGTATTTGGCGGGGCGCATAAATTAATTGGTAATCTAATTGATAAAGTCCTTAATCCAATCAATCAGAATCTTCAAAAACTTAATAAGAACATTGAAGACTGGAACGAATGGCACAAACATGCCAATAAGAGATTTGAAAATGGCGATAAGCACTTTATTCGCCACGATGAACAATTAAGAGATCATGAACGTCGAATTACAAATTTGGAGGAACAAAACAAATGAATGTTATTGTTAGCTAACCAATCAGATTCTAATTCATCAATTTTGGTTACAGTGCTTATAGCACTCATAAGTGGGGTTACGGCTTCTTTATTAACGGGT
The genomic region above belongs to Limosilactobacillus reuteri and contains:
- a CDS encoding LysM peptidoglycan-binding domain-containing protein, translated to MRNQFIDVSSYQPDTVAFFQAAKAQGALGVVVKLTEGSEDGSAYVNPRAAAQIRNALAVGLRVSCYHFARYTSVADAQNEARFFVKIAKQFGMYDDTLMIDDAEVHSAADYQSASLAFLQEVEALGYKNTGIYSMKSFFTGGILNSHGFDSRKIWIAGYGVTELGIDNASAWQYSDHNIMGIDTSYDFDGAFTTDSVSGNVPQVVIPEPKPVQHVGHPASGTYIVQPGDTLSGIAEKYGTTYQNLAAINGIGNPNMINVGQVLKVTGKASKENTYFVQSGDTLSGIATKFGTTVSDLVSRNHIANPNVIYVGQKLYLAGNGQSNAYTVQAGDTLSGIAAKFGKTWQALAQKNRIANPNVIYVGQTIQI
- a CDS encoding phage holin, LLH family, with product MNVISEIPSYLITVTASVAFFIALKLMQNFIHAKVIHAKTETSRAAWSCAAQLADNAVASLVGKDMAGHEKFRQATDIVQQALKQQGIKNIDLNAIETLVQSAYEKSSLTPTVDPTSQQEQPTKPATIPAGQAPAIDPMKGEK